The Cytophagia bacterium CHB2 genome includes the window TTCTGCGCGAGCCGCGCGTCCAAAGTGAAATCGCGACCGGCCGCGGCCGCCCGCTGCGCGAAGTCATCACCCAACCCGGTTATCTCATTGCCGTGCTGGGCGGCATGGTGGCCTACGGCGTGATGAGCTTCATCATGACGGCCACGCCGATCAGCATGCACGTCATTGACGGGCATTCGCTGGACACCACCGCGGGCGTGATTCAAAGCCATGTGGTCGCGATGTATTTGCCCGCGCTGTTTACCGGCGCTCTCATTGCGCGATGGGGCGCCGCGCGCGTGATGGTGATGGGCTTGTGCGCCACCGTTGCGTGTGTGTTGTTCGCGCTCTCCGGGCACCAGTCATGGATTTATTGGATGGCATTGGTGCTGCTGGGCGTGGGCTGGAATTTCCAATTCTTGGGCGCTACGGTCATGCTCACGGCGAATTACCGGCCGGAGGAACGGTTCAAAGCCCAGGCCGTGAATGATCTCGTGATCTTTGGCACACAGGCCCTGATGTCACTCTCCGCAGGCGCGGTTATCCACCGCGCGAATTGGGAAATCCTGAACCTTATCACGCTGCCGTTCCTGATCGCTGTGTTGCTCACGATACTGCTCCTGCGGCGCTACTTCGTGCGCGCCGCCTGACCGCGAGCCGCGCCGGCGGCGGTTCAAACCTATAAGGCGTCAATGGGATTGCTGGCTTGTATCTGGTCGATTCGCTCAACTAACGCGAATGGGAAGTTCTGAAACTTATTGCCAACGGCTTATACAACGCCGAAATTGTTCGCAAGCTTTTTGTGGCCACCAGCAAGGTGAGACGGCATATCAACAACATCTACACCAAGCTGGATGCCCACAGCCGAACGCAGGCAGTGGCGAAGGGGAAGGAGTTGAAGGTGTTGGGAGGTTGATTTCTAGCTGAAGTACAACATTCCTTTGTGCCAATTAACACCGATCAAACCAAATGCGGCCATGTTCTGGACATGGATTACGGCCGTCACGAGTTAACATTTCTGTGCGCGCGTTGAGAAATTGGGTCGAGGCAGCCCAGATCACTAGTGGCCGGTCGTTTCGGCACATCAAGAAAGGTGGACAGTTCGAGCACTTGCGTGAGAAGTTGAATGGCTGCGCTCTGTTTTATATTTTGAAACGCTATATTGAACAAGCCGAGCTTACGGGAAAAAATGCCCTCGCATTGTTTCCGCGCGATTTTTACCGCTCTCTTCTCCTCCAACGGGGTCGATGGGCTCGAGATTCAAAAAGGCTGCCGCGGGCCGTTTATGATACGATGAGTGAAGAAGTGCGCGGGAGAGAGGAATTCAAATCGGAGTGATCGAAGAAGCTGGGATTTAACACTACGGCTAACCGTCGCATGAAGCACAAAAAGTTTGTTTATAAGCCAGGTTTTGAAGTTACATCGAGCTGAAATTCATGCCCGGCTTGTCAAATCCGTACCAATGTTGGCGCCGTTGATTGCCTTGATCTACACCCTCTTGTATTCAGCGAAGCTAAACTTGATTCTTGCGTCGCCTAAATTTGCACAGTCATGTGTTTCATCTAAGCAGTTCATTTCATTTTACCTTTTCGCAACTTTGTTGATGGAATACGAAATTTCTGTTCAATCTTTTGTCTTTCCTTAGGATTGTCGATTAAATAACTTCCCAAATCTCAAACCGCGAATGCACGCCAATAAACGCGAATTTTAAAATTAGCGGATATTCGCGTTTATTGGCGGTTCCCCAAATGAGTAAGTTATTTA containing:
- a CDS encoding MFS transporter, whose translation is MNYRNLLILTLSQSLGFCAAPLIIFAGGVTGTTLAPSPAWATLPIAAMVVGVALSTVPAALVMKKIGRRWGFIAASLLAAIAALAAAHAIGVKSFSLFCGAILLIGANLAFIQQYRFAAAESVDVQHVSKAISFVLLGGIAAGFLGPELAKRTKNVLAHGDYAGSFACLAVLYLIVAGLLFFLREPRVQSEIATGRGRPLREVITQPGYLIAVLGGMVAYGVMSFIMTATPISMHVIDGHSLDTTAGVIQSHVVAMYLPALFTGALIARWGAARVMVMGLCATVACVLFALSGHQSWIYWMALVLLGVGWNFQFLGATVMLTANYRPEERFKAQAVNDLVIFGTQALMSLSAGAVIHRANWEILNLITLPFLIAVLLTILLLRRYFVRAA